A stretch of Vibrio maritimus DNA encodes these proteins:
- a CDS encoding cobalamin biosynthesis family protein, with protein sequence MSSFFESLYANGALLTLWGALLFHLLIPIPPAAHPVRFWQLLLTNIAQKVNLPNASRQQQRLSGSLALLLLTLPTLAVLIALQSLVWKAEFYQLALLLLAVEWRGNELFARRFIDALAKEDKHTARHLLSSRVNRDTASLSLLGLGKAGAESVIMGYARNVIGVLFWYGVAGGIGALMYRLCAEIARNWSPHKPDYATFGKPAAWLFMVVDYVPQKLFSVTVLLGMPTKAVQQTLSQAKAWANSATSWLICGYANRFELALGGPAIYGDEKLQRARIGGKIAPAAIHIAQIQKHIAWRIYIWLMLQSAAMFIIYQGL encoded by the coding sequence ATGAGCTCTTTTTTCGAGAGTTTATATGCCAATGGTGCACTCCTAACTCTATGGGGTGCACTTTTGTTTCATCTACTCATTCCTATCCCACCAGCGGCGCACCCAGTGCGATTTTGGCAACTATTGCTCACCAATATCGCCCAAAAGGTGAATCTACCCAACGCCTCACGTCAGCAGCAGAGGCTATCCGGTTCACTTGCTCTGCTTTTACTAACCCTGCCCACACTCGCTGTACTCATAGCACTGCAATCTTTGGTGTGGAAAGCGGAATTTTATCAACTGGCGCTTTTGCTGCTTGCCGTTGAGTGGCGTGGTAACGAGTTATTTGCTCGACGTTTTATCGACGCACTCGCCAAGGAAGACAAACACACTGCCCGGCATTTGCTTTCATCTCGAGTCAATCGAGACACCGCCTCTCTGTCATTGCTAGGACTTGGCAAAGCGGGGGCTGAAAGCGTCATCATGGGGTACGCGAGAAACGTCATTGGCGTCTTGTTTTGGTACGGCGTCGCAGGGGGTATTGGCGCACTGATGTATCGACTGTGCGCGGAGATTGCACGCAATTGGAGTCCGCATAAACCTGACTATGCCACCTTTGGCAAGCCCGCAGCTTGGTTGTTTATGGTGGTCGATTATGTGCCGCAAAAACTGTTCTCTGTCACCGTACTGCTTGGTATGCCAACAAAAGCAGTCCAACAAACACTTAGCCAAGCCAAAGCATGGGCCAATTCAGCGACGAGCTGGCTTATCTGTGGCTATGCCAACCGTTTTGAGCTAGCGCTGGGTGGTCCCGCTATTTATGGTGACGAGAAATTACAACGAGCACGCATTGGTGGAAAAATCGCACCTGCGGCTATTCATATCGCTCAAATTCAAAAACACATAGCATGGCGAATCTATATTTGGCTGATGCTGCAAAGCGCAGCAATGTTCATCATCTATCAAGGGTTGTAA
- the btuF gene encoding vitamin B12 ABC transporter substrate-binding protein BtuF, with amino-acid sequence MANTDIKRIVSLAPHTTELAYAAGLGDKLVAVSEYSDYPEAAQKLERVANYQGIKLERIVALEPDLILAWPTGNPARELEKLEQLGFNLYYSKAKSLDGITNSLEALSQYADNSNVGLVAAKQFREELAKLKQKYDTKQKVRYFYQLSEKPIITLSDGNWPSEVFEFCGGENIFASSKAPYPQVSPEQVIVRQPEAIFTSEHAMANGNMWQKWQQELPAVQNKHVWALTSDWLNRPTPRTLLAVTQVCEHLDWVRTQK; translated from the coding sequence ATGGCGAACACCGACATCAAGCGCATTGTCAGCCTTGCACCACATACCACAGAGCTTGCCTACGCCGCAGGACTTGGTGATAAGTTGGTGGCAGTAAGCGAATACAGCGACTACCCAGAAGCCGCTCAAAAGCTGGAGCGTGTCGCAAACTATCAAGGCATTAAGCTAGAGCGAATCGTAGCCTTGGAGCCCGATCTTATCTTAGCGTGGCCAACAGGGAACCCAGCTAGAGAGTTAGAGAAACTGGAGCAGCTTGGCTTCAACCTTTATTACTCTAAAGCAAAATCACTCGATGGCATTACCAATAGTCTCGAGGCGCTTAGCCAATATGCGGATAATTCCAACGTAGGTCTAGTTGCCGCAAAGCAGTTTCGTGAAGAGCTTGCCAAACTCAAACAGAAATACGACACCAAGCAGAAAGTTCGCTATTTCTACCAGCTCAGTGAGAAGCCTATTATTACGCTTTCTGATGGTAACTGGCCAAGTGAGGTATTTGAGTTTTGTGGTGGAGAAAACATCTTTGCCAGCAGCAAGGCACCCTACCCTCAAGTCAGTCCCGAACAGGTGATCGTGCGCCAACCTGAAGCTATCTTCACCTCAGAGCACGCCATGGCAAACGGCAATATGTGGCAAAAATGGCAACAAGAACTACCTGCAGTACAAAACAAACATGTATGGGCTTTAACCTCAGATTGGCTGAATCGCCCCACTCCAAGAACTCTACTGGCGGTCACTCAAGTGTGTGAACATCTTGATTGGGTACGAACCCAAAAATAA